From the genome of Desmodus rotundus isolate HL8 chromosome 2, HLdesRot8A.1, whole genome shotgun sequence, one region includes:
- the PTX3 gene encoding pentraxin-related protein PTX3 codes for MRLYAILLCVLWSAACAENSDDYELMYVNLDNEIDNGLHPTEEPTPCDCRREHSEWDKLFIMLENSQMRDGMLLQATDDVLRGELRRLRAELGRLAGGLERPCAPAAPALDELLQASRDAGRRLARLEGAEARRPGEAGRALDAVLEELRQTRADLRAVQGWAARRWLPAGCETAILFPMRSKKIFGSVHPAAPMKLESFSACIWVKATDVLNKTILFSYGTKRNPYEMQLYLSNQSMVFVVGGEQNRLVADTVISLGRWTHLCSTWNSEKGLMSLWVNGERVATTAGMATGHVIPEGGILQIGQEKNGCCVGGGFDEALAFSGRLTGFNIWDRVLSNEEIRETGGAESCHIRGNVVGWGVTEIQPHGGAQYVS; via the exons ATGCGTCTCTATGCGATTCTGCTTTGCGTTCTCTGGTCTGCAGCGTGTGCCGAGAACTCGGATGACTATGAGCTCATGTATGTGAATTTGGACAACGAAATAGACAATGGACTCCATCCCACTGAGGAGC CCACGCCGTGTGACTGCCGTCGGGAGCATTCCGAGTGGGACAAGCTCTTCATCATGCTGGAGAACTCGCAGATGAGGGACGGCATGCTGCTGCAGGCCACCGACGACGTCCTCCGCGGCGAGCTGCGGAGGCTGCGGGCAGAGCTGGGTCGGCTCGCCGGAGGTCTGGAGAGGCCCTGCGCGCCCGCAGCCCCGGCGCTGGACGAGCTGCTGCAGGCGAGCCGCGACGCGGGGCGAAGGCTGGCGCGCCTGGAGGGCGCGGAGGCGCGGCGCCCGGGGGAGGCGGGGCGCGCCCTGGACGCGGTGCTGGAGGAGCTGCGGCAGACGCGCGCCGACCTCCGCGCGGTGCAGGGCTGGGCGGCTCGGCGGTGGCTGCCCGCAG GTTGTGAAACAGCGATTTTATTCCCAATGCGTTCCAAAAAGATTTTTGGAAGCGTGCATCCGGCGGCACCAATGAAGCTTGAATCCTTTAGTGCCTGCATTTGGGTCAAAGCCACAGATGTATTAAACAAAACCATCCTGTTTTCCTATGGCACGAAGAGGAATCCATATGAGATGCAGCTGTACCTCAGCAATCAGTCCATGGTGTTCGTGGTGGGTGGAGAGCAGAACAGACTGGTTGCCGATACTGTGATTTCCCTGGGAAGGTGGACCCATCTGTGCAGCACCTGGAATTCAGAGAAAGGGCTCATGTCCTTGTGGGTAAATGGTGAACGGGTGGCCACCACTGCTGGGATGGCCACAGGTCACGTTATTCCTGAGGGAGGCATACTGCAGATCGGCCAAGAAAAGAACGGCTGCTGTGTGGGCGGTGGCTTTGATGAAGCACTCGCCTTTTCTGGAAGACTCACCGGCTTCAATATCTGGGATCGTGTTCTCAGCAATGAAGAGATAAGAGAGACTGGAGGAGCCGAGTCCTGTCACATCCGGGGAaatgtggtggggtggggagtcacAGAGATTCAGCCACATGGAGGAGCTCAGTACGTTTCCTAA